TGCATACATCGGGCGAGATTGTCCCGATGGTTGTATCACGAAGCTACCATTACCCCATGTCAAATGTTATAGGGGGCATGATCTTCGCATTTCCTCTCTCCCTCATATTGACCTATTTTGTTGGCGGGTGGCTTTGGATTGGTAATTTTAACCTTTTCCTCTTTATCGGGATAATCACTGTACTATTCATACTGTTCAATCAGTCTATTAAATATACCTCCGGCCTCAAGAGGTTTTTTATCTCTGATAAGGAGATTGAAGAGGAGGTTGAAGAGGCAGCCGTTACAGCCTTTTTCCATGAAGGGCTATACCGCACAAGGGATGAGACTGGCGTACTGATATTTATATCGGTATTTGAGCACAGGGTGATGGTTCTTGCTGACAGGGGCATAAATGCAAAGGTAAATGAGGGCGAGTGGGATAATATTGTCAGTATGATAACAGAAGGTATAAAAACAAAAAAACAGACAGAGGCCATATGCAGGGCCATTGGTGAAACAGGCAGGATACTTAAAGAACACTTCCCCATAAAGGCTGATGATACAAACGAACTCAAAAACCTGATTGTTGAAAAATAGGCTGAAGCTATTTAGGCTGAAGGCTATTAGGATTTTATGGAACAATATTTAAGATCAACTGAGATAATAGACTGGAATAATCCTGAAATAATATCAAAGGCAGCAGAGCTTGCAGCGGGAAAAGGCGCTGATACTGATGTTGCAAAATCATGCTTCGAATGGGTCAGGGATCATATCAAACACATTGGCGATTATAATATTCAGACCGTGGCGGTGAGTGCATCTGAGGTATTATTATCAGGTTCGGGTGTATGCTATGCTAAAAGTCATCTGCTTTCTGCGCTTTTGCGTGCAAATTCAATCCCTGCAGGGCTTTGTTATCAAAGGCTAAGCAGGGATGATAATGGTGCGCCCTTTTGTTTACACGGGCTTAATGCTCTTTATCTGCCCGAAACCGGCTGGTATCGGTTAGATGCAAGAGGTAACAAAGAGGGTGTAAACGCACAGTTTACTCCTCCAAAAGAGCAACTGGCATTTACGGCTAATATTGATGGTGAAATCGATTTTCCACAGATATTGTCTGATCCTCTGCCAATAATAATCGAGGTGTTGAGAAAATATAAAAATAAAGATGAGCTTTGGGATAATCTGCCGGATATCCAATCTATATAGCCGCCTTGAAAAATAAGTCGTCATGCCCGCGAAAGCGGACATCCAGAGGATCTTTGTAAAGCCTATGAATTCTAGCTTTCGTGAGCATGACAGAAATGAAGATACTAAATTATTTTTATCGTGAATCATATGTAAGGCATAGTTTTAATTATTTATAGCAGGGTTTTCACTGGAAAGTCTGATAAAACAGTATGAAGTATAGTAGAGGTCTGCTCCTGTTTGGTTTATATTTAATCAGGAGCGGACCCGTTTTTACTTAGTTTCTCTATTAATCACATGCTATTCAATCGGTTCAAGTGGCCAGCCCATTGATGGCGCACTGGGACCTACTATTGACTGGATCAAATCCACCTCACCGTCCCTCATCCTGAACATGTGGCAATCCACAAGGCCGCTTCCTGTGGGGTTTTGTTCATTCGCTGTTGCCCCGCCGCCAAACATCATAAATGCAATGGAAAGCCCTTTTTCAGTATCAACCCAGACCCGTCTTGGCCCGTGGTTCATACTCACGCCAATTCTTTTTCTGAAGGTTACTGGTGAACAATCGTGGTCTGGTGTTGCCATAAAGCCATTCTCCCAGCGATCGCATACCTTGGCAAAGGGTACGCTTACAGTAGAACCCTCTGCGAACAGGGCAAAATAATTATCTGCCGCCTCTGCCAGGGCCTTGCGCGGTGCACGTTTATCAGGGGGTAAAATCGTATCCCAGTCCTGATTTTTAGTATTGAGTACACCCTCTGCATTAAAGGCAAAATCTTTTTCCCGCGCTACGATAGTTTCAATCTCAGTGATTTTGCCATTTTCCACCTTAAGCCTGTTGGCAAAAAGGATCGGCCTTACAGCCCCCTCTTTGGGCATTTCTTTTGGGCCTGCAAAAAAATTGGAGACATCAGCTCCTCCTCCGGGGGCTCCGGGCGCACCAGCCGGGGCCTTTGCAGGGGCAGGAGCTGCACCGCCGGCCATACCAGGGGCTCCGCCCATGCCGCCACTTCCAACTGTTTTAGAATCAAAAGGTTCTTCAATTACAGAAAGTGTAGCAGTGACACATTTTTTGGTATCAACCAGGGTGCGTCTGAGCAGGGGCTTGCCAGCGGTTTCCCAGAAGCCTTTTCCAACCTCTTTTGGTATGCCATTTTCAGTAAATTTCACAGTAGGGGCAAGAGGAAGGCCTGATGTCTTGTGCGCCTGAATGGCCTCAAAGTACATATCTGTTATCTTGGTGAGATTTTCACGGGTGCAACTCTCTTCTCCTGCAAGTGCATTTGAGCCAGCAGCGCATACAAATGCAGTAAGACAAATCTTCGCTAACAATAATGCTATCCTTTTCATCTTTGAATCCTCCTTAAAAATAAATAACAATAAAAAATAGAAAACAAGAAGCTGGTTGATAAAAAATATTTTTTGAAGGAAGGAGTATATGGAGCAAAGGGTTGTGTGTCAATAGAAACCCTCCATTCATAATTTTGAATTTTGAATTGAAAATCCCTTGCTTTTAAAGACAACTGGCTGTAAACCAAGGGCATCAAACCACATTCAACAAAAATATTGAATTTACAACTTTTCTTGGGGGAAACACATTATGGCCCGAATGACCAAAGAAATGATTGATATGCTTGAAGCAGTATCTTTTGCAATCCTTGCCACCGCCACACCTGATGGAAATCCAAATGCCGTGCCCATTGGTGCAAAGAAGATACTGGATAATGAGACCATCCTTTTGTCAGATCAGTTTTTTAACAAGACCCTTGCGAACATGAAGGCTAACCCAAGGGTCTCCCTTACCTTTTGGAAGGATCATGGGGGATACCAGATAAAGGGCGCTGCAACTATTGAGACAAAAGGCAGCAGGTATGAAGAGACCGCAAAATGGATCGAAGATATGGGGAAAAAAATGGGGTATCCGCTGAAATCCAAGGGTGCGGTGATCCTCAAGGTAGAAGAGATATATTCCATCGGTGCCGGGCCGGATGCAGGCAAGCGGATAGCTTAAGAACATTTTATCTTATACCAAAGGTCATTGTCGGGTAGCCGGGGGATGTTACCATCCCCAAGCCCCCTAAGAACCGTACGTGAGACTTTCACCTCATACGGCTCAAGCATTGATAAGGCATTATTACACACCCGGCTGTGAATTCAGTGTTAAACGATTATTGAGATAGTCACGCCATTTACTGTCATATGGGTTCACTTCCGCTTTGATCTTAATGTGCCTTTTAATATGGATGCTTCCTAAAAGTAACAAGGGTTCAGGATTATCTTTTTCCATAAATCTCCAGTCTCTATTGGCGATCTTCTGAAAATATTTATTCTTAACCCAGAACAACGGCTTATTAGGATGCCTCCTCCTGGCCCATTTCCATGTCATCTGCCAGAATGCATGATCCAAACTGCAAAAGACCTTGCTGCTGACAACATGCTTGTAATAGTTTGCCCAACCCCTGATAAGCAGGTTGAGTTCACTTATTACAGTTTCTGTCTTCTCCGTTTTATGGCTCTTCAGGTAATCCTTAAAACTATCCTTGATCCTTCTTATACTGGACTTAGCCGGTTTTGTCAGTAGTTTTCCTTTATATTTCCTGATGTTAAAACCCAGGAAGTCAAAACCATCATCGATATGCGTAATAATAGTTTTATCTTCTGACAATGAAAGGCCACGGGTATTAAGAAACTTTTCTAATAATGGCTTCACATGATCCTGAAGCAGTTCCTTTGTTGCACCAGTTATTATGAAGTCATCTGCATATCTGATAAAGTGAACCTTCTCAGACTTTTTGAACCTTTTACTTAGAAGGCTTTGAATACCATCCAGAGCCATGTTGGCAAGTGTTGGTGATATTATTCCCCCTTGGGGAGTTCCTTCTGTTGTAGGGTTGTACATATGCCTTTCAAGATAACCGCATTTCAGCCATTTCCCCAGCTTCCTTTTATTCATGGGAATATTCTTAATCAACCAGTTATGGTCAATATTATCGAAGCATCCCTTGATGTCCCCTTCAAGAATCCATTTGGCACTACCTGATAACCTCAGCGCATTATATGCACCATCTATGGCATCCCATGCTGACCGATATCTCCTGAAACCATATGAATGATGGTCTCCGGTTTCTTCTGATACGGGAGCAAGACCTAAAAGATCAAGAGCTTGTTCCACTCGATCGTGCATCACCGGAATACCTAACGGCCTTTTCTTTCCATTCCTTTTGGGAATGTATATGCGCTTGAGAGGTTTAGTTTTATAGTCGGGAAGATTTAATCTTTGCAGAGTCTCCCATCTCTTTTTTGGTGTATCTATTAGATAATTATCAACACCTGGCGTTCGTTTGCCACTATTGGATATCACACGCCTTATTGCCAAAAGCTTTGCAGCGTGTGAATTGGCCAGCAGTCTTTGAAGACCACGAACCACTTCTTTTAATCCATTCTTCACTGCCTTCACGATACGCGCCTGAATACCGGATACTACTTGCCTATGTTTGTTCCAATCTATGGAATTCCACCAAGACTCATAGCCTGTAAGGCCGTTAATATCAAAGTATGATATCATCTGTCCACACCAATACAGTTATCCGTTCAGAACGTTTCCCGTGATTCAACACCGTGCCGGAAGTCTGCTCTCTTTCGAGCCGGGCAGATTAAGAACCCGTATCCAACCCATTACAGGTTGGCATTCGCTTTCTCCAGCCTCCTCTACCCGCATTCCCATAGGTTTCCCTTTCGGTCAACTGTCCCACTGCTGGGAGAAATACGGGCTTACCAAGTTCCGCCTTTAATACACAATGGGTTAGCGCCTGTCTATCCGCCGGTAGGAATCATCGATCACGTGGGATGACACCGGAGCGTCCCAACCATACCTCTTGCCATTTTGGCTCAGGCTTAACAGCACATTTAGCCTGTTCGGCTTAACGACGTTTATCAACAGTTCACATATGTTGCGCATACCATCATTTATAGCTCCCATCCGGATCTGTGCTTCCAGAGTTGAGGTCCTCTCACGATTCTCTCTCCAAGCATAATGCCAAGGGCTACATTGTCCTTCAGGCTTCACACAAAACCATTACTGGTAATGCATGCCGAAGTATAAAACTGCTGGTGATACAGCAGGTTGGATCAAGTCCAACAATATATAAAGGCGACTTCTTGTCGCACCCAGTGCAGGCCATTGTTAATGTAGATGGAAACAATGCAACAATATGGGTAGTCTGGACAGGTTTTATAAATGAAGATATTAAAGGCGCCCCGAAAATACTTGAGCAGGGAACAGAATTTGATGAGCTTGTTAAGGTTAAGGGCCAATGGCTTATCAAAAAACGATACATTACCGCTGACAGCGGTTTATCGACAGGTGACTGGCCCAATTATAAGCCCAGGAGTTTCAGATAATGAAAGGAGGAGGGTCCGTGCTTGATCAGGACCTGCAATTTAAAAATGCCATTTTGCACTAATCAGAATTGCCCCGACAGATTAAAAAACGGTCGTTTCGCAGAATACAGTGATGGTATTACAGAGTGCCCCGCATGCAACAG
The sequence above is a segment of the Desulfatiglans sp. genome. Coding sequences within it:
- a CDS encoding transglutaminase family protein, whose amino-acid sequence is MEQYLRSTEIIDWNNPEIISKAAELAAGKGADTDVAKSCFEWVRDHIKHIGDYNIQTVAVSASEVLLSGSGVCYAKSHLLSALLRANSIPAGLCYQRLSRDDNGAPFCLHGLNALYLPETGWYRLDARGNKEGVNAQFTPPKEQLAFTANIDGEIDFPQILSDPLPIIIEVLRKYKNKDELWDNLPDIQSI
- a CDS encoding flavin-nucleotide-binding protein produces the protein MARMTKEMIDMLEAVSFAILATATPDGNPNAVPIGAKKILDNETILLSDQFFNKTLANMKANPRVSLTFWKDHGGYQIKGAATIETKGSRYEETAKWIEDMGKKMGYPLKSKGAVILKVEEIYSIGAGPDAGKRIA
- the ltrA gene encoding group II intron reverse transcriptase/maturase — encoded protein: MISYFDINGLTGYESWWNSIDWNKHRQVVSGIQARIVKAVKNGLKEVVRGLQRLLANSHAAKLLAIRRVISNSGKRTPGVDNYLIDTPKKRWETLQRLNLPDYKTKPLKRIYIPKRNGKKRPLGIPVMHDRVEQALDLLGLAPVSEETGDHHSYGFRRYRSAWDAIDGAYNALRLSGSAKWILEGDIKGCFDNIDHNWLIKNIPMNKRKLGKWLKCGYLERHMYNPTTEGTPQGGIISPTLANMALDGIQSLLSKRFKKSEKVHFIRYADDFIITGATKELLQDHVKPLLEKFLNTRGLSLSEDKTIITHIDDGFDFLGFNIRKYKGKLLTKPAKSSIRRIKDSFKDYLKSHKTEKTETVISELNLLIRGWANYYKHVVSSKVFCSLDHAFWQMTWKWARRRHPNKPLFWVKNKYFQKIANRDWRFMEKDNPEPLLLLGSIHIKRHIKIKAEVNPYDSKWRDYLNNRLTLNSQPGV
- a CDS encoding SnoaL-like domain-containing protein codes for the protein MRSSHDSLSKHNAKGYIVLQASHKTITGNACRSIKLLVIQQVGSSPTIYKGDFLSHPVQAIVNVDGNNATIWVVWTGFINEDIKGAPKILEQGTEFDELVKVKGQWLIKKRYITADSGLSTGDWPNYKPRSFR